One genomic window of Gracilinema caldarium DSM 7334 includes the following:
- a CDS encoding TM2 domain-containing protein: MYNLFIAYMLWFISGFGALGFHRFYLGKIPTGILWMCTGGLGMFGAVYDFFTLPRQVAEANLRVELQNSIHGPRYTQQNLNWRYAEDAQTNYVSKDSIERTILRLAKQNKGVVTASELALEGSISIDEAKKALEKLVDQGYAELRVRKTGTLVYTFPEFMDSDAPLEDF; encoded by the coding sequence GTGTACAATCTTTTTATTGCATACATGCTCTGGTTTATATCCGGTTTTGGAGCCCTGGGATTTCATCGCTTTTATCTGGGTAAAATTCCAACAGGCATTCTGTGGATGTGTACTGGCGGATTAGGCATGTTTGGCGCTGTATATGATTTCTTTACACTGCCCCGCCAGGTTGCGGAGGCTAATTTACGGGTTGAATTACAAAATTCTATACATGGCCCCCGCTACACACAACAAAATTTGAACTGGCGTTATGCAGAGGACGCCCAAACCAATTATGTTTCCAAGGATTCCATTGAACGAACGATTTTGCGGCTTGCAAAACAAAACAAGGGTGTAGTTACCGCCAGCGAACTTGCCCTGGAGGGTAGCATTTCTATTGATGAAGCCAAAAAGGCCCTGGAAAAACTGGTGGACCAGGGGTATGCAGAGCTCAGGGTCCGAAAAACAGGCACCCTTGTGTATACCTTTCCAGAGTTTATGGATTCCGATGCGCCCCTTGAGGATTTTTAA
- a CDS encoding M28 family peptidase: MDTLSILFSQEGYLPIQSVMNETEQQFFHRFTEPYADRYTILWNFLAASEFAPQSITLAHTRHILLSAHHTTNKGGIPKVLIAHYDCVPGSPGANDNAAAVLQLILAAKLLYQAHIPNWYILFTDKEERARGSSITSQGSFYLAQGFISIGLNKAHCYIFDACGRGDTLIFSTALEMLAKHTESNALADRITQTRKLRTQALTIARSLNMRKVLLAPTPFSDDLGFLTAGLTAQTITILPEDEAQLLLQHRSGTTVQPLIKTWQLMNSPEDTRETLTREGFDLIPALACALCGASSL; encoded by the coding sequence ATGGATACCCTTTCCATTCTGTTCAGTCAAGAAGGATATCTTCCGATACAGTCTGTAATGAATGAAACAGAACAGCAATTTTTTCATCGTTTCACTGAACCCTATGCAGATCGATATACCATCCTGTGGAACTTCCTTGCAGCATCTGAATTCGCGCCCCAATCGATAACATTGGCCCATACCCGCCATATACTTCTTAGTGCTCACCATACAACGAATAAGGGAGGAATCCCCAAAGTTCTCATCGCCCATTACGATTGTGTACCTGGCAGCCCAGGTGCTAACGATAATGCTGCAGCGGTACTTCAACTTATTTTGGCAGCCAAATTATTATACCAGGCACATATTCCCAACTGGTATATTCTGTTTACTGACAAGGAAGAACGAGCAAGAGGTTCATCAATAACGTCCCAGGGTTCCTTCTATTTGGCCCAGGGCTTTATATCAATCGGCCTAAATAAAGCTCACTGTTATATTTTCGATGCCTGTGGGAGGGGGGATACCCTCATATTTTCAACCGCCCTGGAAATGCTTGCAAAACATACTGAATCGAATGCACTAGCTGACCGAATTACCCAAACCAGAAAACTGAGGACCCAAGCCCTTACTATTGCCCGTTCACTCAACATGAGAAAAGTACTGCTTGCACCGACACCCTTTTCCGATGATCTAGGTTTTCTGACCGCAGGACTTACAGCCCAGACCATAACCATTTTACCTGAAGATGAAGCACAGCTACTTTTACAGCATCGAAGCGGAACCACTGTACAACCCCTTATTAAGACTTGGCAGCTCATGAACTCCCCTGAGGATACACGGGAAACCCTTACCAGGGAAGGTTTTGACCTTATTCCAGCTCTTGCCTGCGCCCTTTGCGGAGCTTCATCCCTCTAA
- a CDS encoding glucose-6-phosphate isomerase, with amino-acid sequence MVQFTNLDATEAYKKLLALAPHGKSFNFKQELQAERVKAYQVPMAGGLTYSYAAKAVDESILKVLQELADEQELVAKYKLLLDGEVMNTGEKRKVLHHLVRGQLGQKVLHEGKDLGAFYAQELQRFCAFAEKVHQGHYRGTKGTAFDTVVQIGIGGSDLGPRALYLALENWADRQGKRNMKAAFISNVDPDDGSQVLSGLNLESTLFVLVSKSGITQETLANELFVKAKLRAAGLDPAKHMVAVTSETSPLAHNSEYLDSFYIDDFIGGRYSSTSAVGGVILSLAFGPETFKAILSGAHEADTTALERDIRKNPALLDALIGVWERNMLDYPSTAILPYSQALSRFPAHLQQLDMESNGKRVNRFGEVLNYATGPVVFGEPGTNGQHSFYQLLHQGTDIVPLQFIGFAESQRKDDVEVDGSTSQNKLKANLIAQIVAFAKGKDDQNKNKEFPGGRPSSLIYGKTLTPEALGALLAHFENKVMFQGFIWNLNSFDQEGVQLGKVLTKQVLAKNSGDSALEAYAALLSI; translated from the coding sequence ATGGTACAGTTTACTAATCTTGATGCAACAGAAGCGTATAAAAAACTGCTCGCTTTGGCGCCCCACGGGAAGTCCTTTAATTTTAAGCAGGAACTACAGGCTGAACGGGTTAAGGCCTATCAGGTCCCCATGGCTGGGGGGCTCACCTATTCCTATGCCGCAAAAGCGGTGGATGAATCGATTTTGAAGGTTCTTCAGGAACTTGCGGATGAACAGGAACTGGTTGCAAAATACAAGCTCCTCCTCGATGGGGAAGTGATGAACACCGGTGAAAAGCGAAAAGTGCTTCACCACCTTGTTCGGGGTCAGCTTGGCCAAAAGGTACTGCATGAAGGCAAGGATCTGGGTGCTTTTTATGCCCAGGAGTTACAGCGTTTCTGTGCCTTTGCTGAAAAGGTTCATCAAGGTCACTACCGTGGTACGAAGGGGACAGCCTTTGATACGGTCGTGCAGATTGGTATCGGCGGATCCGATCTTGGTCCCCGGGCTCTGTATCTTGCCTTAGAAAATTGGGCAGATAGGCAGGGCAAACGGAACATGAAGGCCGCCTTTATTTCCAACGTGGATCCCGATGATGGTTCCCAGGTGCTTTCTGGTTTAAATCTGGAAAGCACCCTCTTTGTACTGGTCTCTAAAAGCGGTATTACCCAGGAAACCCTGGCAAATGAACTCTTTGTCAAGGCAAAATTGCGTGCTGCGGGCCTGGATCCTGCCAAGCATATGGTAGCTGTCACCAGTGAAACCAGTCCCTTAGCTCATAACAGCGAGTACCTTGATTCATTTTATATTGATGACTTTATCGGAGGCCGGTATTCCTCCACCTCTGCTGTAGGGGGCGTCATTCTTTCGCTGGCCTTTGGTCCTGAGACCTTTAAGGCGATCCTTTCCGGTGCCCATGAGGCAGATACAACCGCCCTTGAAAGGGATATTCGCAAAAATCCTGCTCTCCTCGATGCCCTGATTGGTGTTTGGGAACGAAACATGCTGGATTATCCTTCGACTGCAATTTTACCCTACAGCCAGGCCCTATCTCGTTTCCCTGCCCATCTTCAGCAGCTGGATATGGAATCGAACGGTAAAAGGGTAAATCGTTTCGGAGAAGTGCTCAATTATGCTACGGGACCGGTGGTATTCGGCGAACCCGGTACCAATGGCCAGCATTCGTTCTATCAGCTCCTGCACCAGGGTACCGATATAGTTCCCCTGCAGTTTATTGGTTTTGCAGAGAGCCAGCGGAAGGACGATGTAGAGGTTGATGGCTCTACGAGCCAGAACAAGCTCAAAGCAAACCTCATTGCCCAAATTGTAGCCTTTGCCAAGGGTAAGGACGATCAGAATAAAAACAAGGAATTCCCTGGCGGCAGGCCCTCAAGTCTTATCTATGGGAAGACCCTCACACCTGAGGCTTTGGGAGCCCTCTTGGCTCATTTTGAGAATAAGGTTATGTTCCAGGGTTTTATCTGGAATCTGAATAGTTTTGATCAGGAAGGTGTTCAGCTTGGCAAGGTGCTTACCAAGCAGGTTCTGGCAAAGAACTCTGGGGACAGTGCCCTTGAGGCCTATGCAGCATTGCTTTCAATTTAA
- a CDS encoding DUF342 domain-containing protein codes for MEREEDTSKREEKPQVGPEKTTITGQHEHDGKIIITIDEAKLSARADFYPPIGDGKPLTPDYIASMLDTLQISYGVDWNAIQEAALECNLNHKVIKDVLIAKGDNPTAEIPEYYELEDTLQSAAKTIDKDAQRIDYRSIASYIVVKKNQQLAHRKERITGIEGKTIQGVIIPAPIQRHETYTAGKNTIKTEDAILAACDGRLVINDHELIVDEILEVKGSVGYGTGHIIFPGDVILDGNVADGFKVYSGASIIAKQTFDATDVIAKKDLIVAGGIIGRGQNTIKVGGMVKAKFIQNCRLASRGPIQVSSAIVNSTIYTLDALDLGDKGRIIGGEIFTIHGLKAASIGSETGKTTRIHCGVDFTVQQELDKLNEQFRVLSQKREKLQKLLQDASLEAGKKQKLEDFKKQIDAQMLLISNKLTDLLPKLNADENASVSCLGEIAKGTLIEICHVALFIDKPIRKVQIHLDKAQGKLVWDAIK; via the coding sequence ATGGAACGGGAAGAGGATACTAGCAAAAGAGAAGAAAAACCTCAAGTGGGACCTGAGAAGACCACGATCACGGGCCAGCATGAACATGATGGGAAAATCATCATTACCATCGATGAAGCTAAGTTGAGTGCCCGGGCCGATTTTTATCCGCCCATTGGAGATGGCAAACCGTTAACACCTGACTACATCGCTTCTATGCTTGATACCCTGCAAATTTCCTATGGGGTAGATTGGAACGCTATACAGGAAGCAGCCCTAGAGTGCAATCTGAACCATAAAGTGATTAAGGACGTCCTCATTGCAAAGGGTGACAATCCTACCGCTGAAATTCCCGAATATTATGAATTGGAAGATACTTTGCAGTCAGCAGCAAAAACAATCGATAAGGACGCCCAGAGAATCGACTACCGGAGCATCGCATCCTATATTGTTGTTAAAAAGAATCAGCAATTAGCCCACCGGAAGGAACGAATCACCGGTATAGAAGGGAAAACCATCCAGGGAGTGATAATTCCAGCACCAATTCAACGGCATGAAACCTACACAGCGGGAAAAAACACCATAAAAACCGAGGATGCTATTCTAGCAGCCTGTGACGGCAGGCTTGTTATAAACGACCATGAATTGATTGTTGATGAAATTCTTGAGGTTAAAGGCTCAGTAGGCTATGGTACGGGACACATCATATTTCCCGGAGACGTCATTCTAGATGGGAATGTAGCCGATGGCTTTAAAGTGTATTCAGGAGCCTCTATCATAGCCAAGCAAACCTTTGATGCTACCGATGTGATTGCTAAAAAAGATTTAATTGTTGCAGGAGGCATCATCGGAAGAGGACAAAATACGATTAAGGTTGGAGGGATGGTCAAGGCAAAGTTCATCCAGAACTGTCGGCTTGCTTCCCGCGGGCCTATTCAGGTGAGCAGTGCTATTGTGAATTCCACCATCTATACGTTGGATGCTTTGGACCTTGGGGACAAGGGAAGAATCATCGGCGGAGAGATTTTTACCATCCATGGTTTAAAGGCAGCCAGTATCGGTTCAGAAACAGGAAAAACAACCCGGATTCATTGCGGGGTAGATTTTACGGTTCAACAGGAACTGGACAAACTTAATGAACAATTCAGGGTTTTAAGTCAAAAAAGGGAAAAGCTGCAAAAATTACTGCAAGATGCTTCACTGGAAGCTGGGAAAAAACAAAAACTCGAAGACTTCAAAAAACAGATTGATGCACAGATGCTCCTTATTTCGAATAAGCTCACTGATCTGCTACCAAAATTGAACGCTGATGAAAATGCATCGGTCAGCTGCCTAGGTGAAATTGCGAAAGGAACCCTCATCGAAATTTGCCACGTAGCCCTCTTTATCGATAAGCCCATCCGAAAAGTACAGATCCATTTGGATAAGGCTCAGGGAAAACTTGTCTGGGATGCAATAAAATGA
- a CDS encoding methyl-accepting chemotaxis protein, with protein MKNDRRVSIAVRLIGLISLLLVVAILAISTLVYVLFKNNLDKELQDKSLLTIRLIEQEINTWMEGKRALLYNLEPVFAYGNLNEATSISVLKALKKADPDLSSIFLMDMVPYKNGGFVYEATGWKPPADYDQLSRPWFQQALAATGVTFTEPYLDLITGKLVVTAALKIKYPNDRDLGVLGLDMVIDQVSTIIGSKKVSDHGKSYLVNKDGVFITHEKSEEVLKSNLFDATGLASFKQNVLSKDEWYGLNTKTGTYLTSCIVPGTTWRIVSFGPLSDIYYILTRFSLLLVLVSVLGLIISFILTLLIARSFTRPILKAADYASEIAQGHLFITVDEASLRRGDEIGDLARSMETMKDNLVRIIGGIRESTKQVASGSGEISNTAQELSQGATEQASSAEEISSSMEQMNSTVRQNADNSMQTEAIAQRTAQDAQNGGEAVQRTVQAMKQIAEKIGIIEEIARQTNLLALNAAIEAARAGESGKGFAVVAGEVRKLAERSQQAAAEISALSQKSVATADEAGVVISRIVPDIRKTAELVQEISASSREQNSGIEQINKAILQLDQVIQHNAAASEELASMAEELSAQSRQLEEEISFFITEAAAAEKALVVKK; from the coding sequence ATGAAGAATGATCGCCGAGTGAGTATTGCTGTTAGACTGATCGGGCTTATTTCATTACTATTGGTCGTCGCAATCTTAGCAATTTCGACCCTGGTGTATGTGCTCTTTAAGAATAACCTTGACAAGGAATTGCAGGACAAGTCGCTACTTACCATCAGACTTATCGAACAGGAAATTAACACATGGATGGAAGGAAAACGGGCACTTCTGTATAACCTGGAGCCTGTATTTGCCTATGGGAATCTGAATGAGGCTACTTCGATTTCTGTGCTGAAGGCTTTAAAAAAGGCGGATCCGGATCTTTCATCAATCTTTTTAATGGATATGGTACCTTATAAGAATGGAGGCTTTGTTTATGAGGCGACGGGCTGGAAACCTCCGGCGGATTATGATCAACTCTCGAGGCCCTGGTTCCAGCAGGCCCTAGCCGCAACAGGTGTAACATTTACCGAGCCCTATCTGGACCTTATTACGGGGAAACTGGTTGTAACCGCTGCATTAAAAATAAAATATCCTAATGACAGAGATTTAGGTGTTCTTGGTCTTGATATGGTTATTGATCAGGTTTCTACCATAATTGGTTCAAAAAAAGTTTCCGATCATGGAAAAAGCTATTTAGTGAACAAGGATGGGGTCTTTATTACCCACGAAAAGAGCGAGGAGGTATTAAAGAGCAACCTGTTTGATGCGACTGGACTTGCTTCATTCAAACAAAATGTCCTATCAAAAGACGAATGGTATGGTTTAAATACGAAGACTGGTACCTATCTTACGTCCTGTATTGTTCCGGGGACTACCTGGCGGATTGTCAGTTTCGGCCCCCTTTCGGACATTTATTATATATTAACCCGATTCTCCCTCCTCCTGGTTCTCGTAAGCGTACTGGGTTTAATAATTTCATTTATTCTTACCCTCCTTATTGCCCGGTCTTTTACCCGGCCCATTCTTAAGGCTGCCGACTATGCCTCCGAAATTGCTCAGGGGCATTTGTTTATCACTGTCGATGAAGCATCTCTGCGGAGGGGCGACGAGATAGGAGATCTGGCCCGGTCCATGGAAACCATGAAGGACAATTTGGTCCGTATCATCGGCGGTATCAGGGAATCGACGAAACAGGTTGCTTCAGGAAGTGGAGAAATCAGTAATACGGCACAGGAATTGAGCCAAGGGGCAACTGAGCAGGCTTCGAGTGCCGAGGAAATTTCTTCTTCCATGGAACAGATGAATTCAACGGTGCGTCAGAATGCGGATAACTCTATGCAGACCGAAGCAATTGCTCAGCGCACTGCTCAGGATGCCCAGAATGGTGGTGAGGCGGTACAGCGGACCGTACAGGCCATGAAACAGATTGCGGAAAAAATCGGGATTATCGAAGAAATCGCCCGGCAGACCAACTTGCTTGCTTTAAATGCAGCCATAGAAGCAGCCCGGGCGGGTGAATCAGGGAAGGGTTTTGCCGTTGTTGCCGGTGAAGTTCGAAAGCTTGCAGAACGGAGCCAGCAGGCTGCTGCAGAAATCAGTGCTCTGTCGCAAAAAAGTGTGGCTACCGCCGATGAAGCTGGAGTAGTCATCAGCCGGATTGTTCCGGATATCCGGAAGACCGCCGAACTGGTTCAGGAAATCAGCGCTTCCAGCCGGGAACAGAACAGCGGTATTGAACAGATTAATAAGGCCATACTACAGCTGGACCAGGTTATTCAGCATAATGCAGCAGCATCGGAAGAGCTTGCTTCCATGGCAGAAGAGTTATCAGCCCAATCCAGACAGCTCGAAGAGGAGATATCCTTCTTTATTACCGAAGCGGCAGCGGCTGAAAAGGCTCTGGTGGTAAAAAAATAA
- a CDS encoding arginine repressor has protein sequence MKERLARLKAIRKLIKTYRIESQEILLGHLQKEGFMVTQATLSRDLKLLKVGKISDGHNGYVYTLPGEDDRQEHERTYVHDFLRGYVSIDWSGNMVVIRTYSGHSDSVALAVDNLALDDVLGTIAGRDNTVFVCLREGITGEDFMAQMREKIPELED, from the coding sequence GTGAAAGAACGACTGGCCCGTCTGAAAGCAATTCGTAAATTGATAAAAACCTATCGAATAGAATCACAGGAAATCCTCCTCGGTCATCTTCAGAAAGAAGGTTTCATGGTTACCCAGGCTACCCTGTCCAGGGATTTAAAACTTCTCAAGGTTGGAAAAATTTCTGATGGACATAATGGCTATGTGTACACCCTGCCCGGTGAAGATGACCGGCAGGAGCATGAACGTACCTATGTACATGATTTTCTTCGGGGCTATGTGTCTATCGATTGGTCAGGAAATATGGTGGTTATTCGAACCTATAGCGGGCACTCTGACTCTGTTGCCCTGGCGGTGGACAATCTTGCTCTGGATGATGTGCTGGGAACCATTGCAGGCCGGGATAATACGGTCTTTGTCTGCCTTCGTGAGGGTATAACCGGTGAAGATTTTATGGCTCAGATGAGAGAAAAAATACCTGAACTAGAAGATTAA